In Vibrio bathopelagicus, the following are encoded in one genomic region:
- a CDS encoding antitoxin MazE-like protein, translated as MSKNKRYEERMKSKGLKKVTLWVPEDRESDIKQAASAMCDNESLTVGVLKNIETGRLVSMH; from the coding sequence GTGAGTAAGAATAAAAGATATGAAGAAAGAATGAAGTCTAAAGGTTTGAAGAAAGTAACTCTTTGGGTTCCTGAAGATAGAGAATCTGACATTAAACAGGCAGCATCTGCAATGTGTGATAATGAAAGTCTTACTGTTGGTGTCTTAAAGAATATCGAGACTGGTAGATTGGTTTCTATGCACTAA
- a CDS encoding helix-turn-helix domain-containing protein, which translates to MVRGCKIWTDEERHEIKELYASGRSYRDIAEHFGVSYPSVSKQILMLGLSSRRKPYSPRDKDYIRKHHATKSYKQIAKDLGRSYGGVRRFAAKMGLEHNCGESHRLCKFSDNDIELMRQLHDDGCSVIDIALKMEAHYDYVSSVVNYKSRAYISVQ; encoded by the coding sequence TTGGTTCGTGGTTGTAAAATTTGGACGGATGAGGAGCGTCATGAGATTAAAGAACTCTATGCTTCAGGGCGTTCTTATCGTGATATAGCTGAGCATTTTGGTGTTAGCTATCCCTCTGTTTCAAAGCAAATTTTGATGCTAGGTCTTTCTTCTAGGCGTAAGCCGTATTCACCTCGAGATAAGGATTACATCAGGAAGCATCATGCGACTAAGTCCTATAAACAGATTGCAAAGGATTTAGGTCGTAGCTATGGGGGTGTTAGGCGTTTTGCTGCTAAGATGGGGCTTGAACACAATTGTGGGGAGTCACATCGTCTTTGTAAGTTTTCAGATAATGATATTGAGCTCATGCGACAGCTTCACGATGATGGTTGTAGCGTTATTGATATCGCTTTGAAGATGGAAGCTCATTATGATTATGTTTCATCAGTTGTTAACTACAAGTCTCGCGCTTACATTTCTGTTCAATAA
- a CDS encoding helix-turn-helix domain-containing protein, translating into MFEDKIKWLREGRKMRQEDVAKAIGITKSTYIKYEKGTQSPQLEVVEKIARLYGVSVSELVGGEKPSLNEQLNSRMELIDKLEDEEKNQ; encoded by the coding sequence ATGTTTGAAGATAAAATAAAGTGGCTTAGAGAGGGTAGAAAAATGCGACAAGAAGATGTTGCAAAAGCTATCGGCATTACAAAATCAACATACATAAAGTATGAAAAAGGCACCCAATCCCCGCAATTAGAAGTGGTGGAAAAAATAGCAAGGCTATATGGGGTCTCAGTCTCAGAGCTAGTAGGAGGAGAAAAACCATCCTTAAACGAGCAGTTAAACTCAAGAATGGAGTTAATAGATAAACTGGAGGATGAGGAAAAAAATCAATAA
- a CDS encoding zonular occludens toxin domain-containing protein — MLWQNWFNWMPIGAFIVIDECQDLYCSEAGFKREKFLRKPLSEFVDYLPKDFSELFYSRWLPVDPDSFEVGDVDDCERTQFDENNRLLYPFDFYGAFTRHRKYQWDIVMLTPDYTAIPTWLKGCAGEAYSHRSTDTFFRSRKPRIYNHSPKSTKTSPSTKADMASSSTKKIPIDVFALYKSTGTGGFNATKSDISALKSPKFILAILIGVVAIGKFIWDLSYVLSDSDVGEVQTVDSPAAVSDSATLSIRLTFQYLKMLLSKMGKVLFGWVLAMLILKVLLKVFLML, encoded by the coding sequence ATGCTTTGGCAAAACTGGTTTAACTGGATGCCAATTGGGGCATTCATTGTTATTGATGAGTGTCAGGATTTATATTGTTCTGAAGCTGGATTCAAGCGTGAGAAGTTTTTAAGAAAACCGCTTTCAGAGTTCGTGGATTATCTACCTAAAGACTTTTCAGAACTGTTCTATTCTCGCTGGCTTCCTGTTGACCCTGATTCGTTCGAAGTAGGGGATGTTGATGATTGTGAACGTACTCAGTTTGATGAAAACAATAGGCTTCTTTACCCGTTCGATTTTTATGGCGCATTCACGCGACATAGAAAATACCAATGGGATATTGTCATGCTTACACCTGACTACACTGCAATTCCCACTTGGCTAAAAGGGTGTGCCGGAGAAGCTTATTCTCATCGTTCAACGGATACGTTCTTTCGAAGTCGTAAGCCTCGAATCTATAATCATTCTCCTAAGTCAACTAAGACATCTCCTTCCACTAAGGCCGATATGGCTAGTAGTTCGACTAAGAAAATTCCTATTGATGTATTCGCGCTTTATAAGTCTACGGGAACGGGAGGTTTTAACGCGACTAAGTCTGACATCTCGGCTTTGAAGTCTCCAAAATTCATTCTTGCGATCCTTATCGGTGTCGTGGCCATTGGCAAATTTATATGGGATTTATCTTATGTACTATCTGATTCTGATGTGGGTGAAGTTCAAACGGTTGATTCGCCAGCTGCCGTTTCCGACTCGGCTACTCTATCCATTCGACTAACGTTTCAGTATCTGAAAATGCTCCTATCGAAGATGGGGAAAGTTCTGTTCGGGTGGGTTCTAGCAATGCTAATTCTCAAGGTTCTTCTGAAAGTCTTCCTGATGCTGTGA
- a CDS encoding helix-turn-helix domain-containing protein produces MRQEDVAKAIGITKSTYIKYEKGTQSLQLEVVEKIARLYGVSVSELVGGEKPSLNEQLNSRMELIDKLEDEEKNQ; encoded by the coding sequence ATGCGACAAGAAGATGTTGCAAAAGCTATCGGCATTACAAAATCAACATACATAAAGTATGAAAAAGGCACCCAATCCCTGCAATTAGAAGTGGTGGAAAAAATAGCAAGGCTATATGGGGTCTCAGTCTCAGAGCTAGTAGGAGGAGAAAAACCATCCTTAAACGAGCAGTTAAACTCAAGAATGGAGTTAATAGATAAACTGGAGGATGAGGAAAAAAATCAATAA
- a CDS encoding zonular occludens toxin domain-containing protein, with the protein MAVSFRHGSNGAYKTAYVTWFEVLPALREGRIVVTNIEGLKPKESIEELLGEKFPDSARLIRIFSRSSEG; encoded by the coding sequence ATGGCTGTTTCCTTTCGTCATGGCTCTAACGGGGCTTATAAAACTGCTTACGTTACATGGTTTGAAGTGCTTCCTGCTCTACGTGAGGGGCGTATCGTGGTCACTAATATTGAGGGTTTGAAACCTAAAGAATCTATCGAGGAGTTGTTAGGTGAAAAGTTTCCAGATTCAGCACGATTGATTCGAATCTTTTCGCGATCTTCTGAGGGGTGA
- a CDS encoding helix-turn-helix domain-containing protein — translation MNSSFYRDYRETQHKALLVRGCKIWTDEERHEIKELYASGRSYRDIAEHFGVSYPSVSKQILMLGLSSRRKPYSPRDKDYIRKHHATKSYKQIAKDLGRSYGGVRRFAAKMGLEHNCGESHRLCKFSDNDIELMRQLHDDGCSVIDIALKMEAHYDYVSSVVNYKSRAYISVQ, via the coding sequence ATGAATTCTTCTTTTTACCGTGATTATAGAGAAACTCAACATAAGGCTTTATTGGTTCGTGGTTGTAAAATTTGGACGGATGAGGAGCGTCATGAGATTAAAGAACTCTATGCTTCAGGGCGTTCTTATCGTGATATAGCTGAGCATTTTGGTGTTAGCTATCCCTCTGTTTCAAAGCAAATTTTGATGCTAGGTCTTTCTTCTAGGCGTAAGCCGTATTCACCTCGAGATAAGGATTACATCAGGAAGCATCATGCGACTAAGTCCTATAAACAGATTGCAAAGGATTTAGGTCGTAGCTATGGGGGTGTTAGGCGTTTTGCTGCTAAGATGGGGCTTGAACACAATTGTGGGGAGTCACATCGTCTTTGTAAGTTTTCAGATAATGATATTGAGCTCATGCGACAGCTTCACGATGATGGTTGTAGCGTTATTGATATCGCTTTGAAGATGGAAGCTCATTATGATTATGTTTCATCAGTTGTTAACTACAAGTCTCGCGCTTACATTTCTGTTCAATAA
- a CDS encoding helix-turn-helix domain-containing protein has protein sequence MVRGCKIWTDEERHEIKELYASGRSYRDIAEHFGVSYPSVSKQILMLGLSSRRKPYSPRDKDYIRKHHATKSYKQIAKDLGRSYGGVRRFAAKMGLEHNCGSHIVFVSFQIMILSSCDSFTMMVVALLISL, from the coding sequence TTGGTTCGTGGTTGTAAAATTTGGACGGATGAGGAGCGTCATGAGATTAAAGAACTCTATGCTTCAGGGCGTTCTTATCGTGATATAGCTGAGCATTTTGGTGTTAGCTATCCCTCTGTTTCAAAGCAAATTTTGATGCTAGGTCTTTCTTCTAGGCGTAAGCCGTATTCACCTCGAGATAAGGATTACATCAGGAAGCATCATGCGACTAAGTCCTATAAACAGATTGCAAAGGATTTAGGTCGTAGCTATGGGGGTGTTAGGCGTTTTGCTGCTAAGATGGGGCTTGAACACAATTGTGGGAGTCACATCGTCTTTGTAAGTTTTCAGATAATGATATTGAGCTCATGCGACAGCTTCACGATGATGGTTGTAGCGTTATTGATATCGCTTTGA
- a CDS encoding replication initiation factor domain-containing protein yields MKKKIFTAEELQIDTEASPFVFVDYLAFSFPYSSLRHAHKSDLSNPCWAPLPKPTYQRVRCPNRKAKLEDLYRSKWRVAMLDRLEVFCLHVLGLKMSPWRDKGLNGYENSCHLTPKHSRQHVGFVALGGNRDTCYIQLEGVGCRSLVEHTSLFRLHWWLQLLDCSKLSRVDLAVDDFHGLFGRDYARKAYSDDAFRTSSRGRTPAAGERVFKEANGRVLNESFEVGSRQSRVYWRIYNKAAQLGLDMYWFRNEVELKDFPIDVLLDISGHYAGLCDFSASIVASCPVKVITKKSSIALDIHGRAKWARRQVGRTLADLAKYFDGDIEKVFGLLVSSEHQDSEFSLPDIHQKIIKEITGG; encoded by the coding sequence CGTACTCATCACTTCGTCATGCTCACAAGTCAGATTTGTCTAATCCTTGCTGGGCACCGCTACCAAAACCAACATATCAGCGCGTTCGTTGTCCTAATCGCAAAGCAAAATTAGAGGATCTTTATCGATCTAAATGGCGTGTTGCCATGCTTGACCGTTTGGAGGTTTTTTGTCTTCACGTTCTTGGTTTGAAAATGTCACCTTGGCGCGATAAAGGTCTTAATGGTTATGAAAATTCTTGTCATTTAACGCCTAAACATTCTCGTCAACACGTTGGTTTTGTCGCTCTCGGTGGTAACCGTGACACCTGTTACATACAGCTTGAAGGAGTAGGGTGTCGCTCTCTTGTTGAACATACATCTTTGTTTCGCTTGCATTGGTGGTTACAGCTTCTTGATTGCTCGAAGCTTTCGCGTGTTGATTTAGCTGTTGATGATTTTCATGGCCTTTTTGGTCGTGACTATGCAAGGAAAGCTTATTCAGATGATGCGTTTAGAACTAGCTCTAGAGGTAGAACTCCAGCTGCTGGCGAACGTGTTTTTAAAGAGGCCAATGGTCGAGTTCTTAATGAATCGTTTGAAGTTGGTAGCCGTCAATCTAGGGTTTACTGGCGTATTTATAATAAGGCTGCTCAATTAGGTCTTGATATGTACTGGTTCCGAAATGAGGTCGAACTTAAGGATTTCCCTATTGATGTGCTGCTCGATATTAGCGGCCATTATGCAGGATTGTGTGATTTCTCGGCTTCGATAGTGGCTTCTTGCCCTGTAAAGGTGATCACAAAAAAGTCTTCAATCGCTCTCGATATCCATGGAAGAGCGAAGTGGGCGCGTCGTCAAGTTGGTCGAACTCTTGCCGATTTAGCTAAGTATTTTGATGGGGATATCGAAAAGGTTTTCGGTCTCCTCGTATCTAGTGAACATCAGGATTCAGAGTTCAGTCTTCCTGATATTCATCAAAAAATAATCAAAGAAATAACGGGCGGTTAA
- a CDS encoding helix-turn-helix domain-containing protein yields the protein MFEDKIKWLREGRKMRQEDVAKAIGITKSTYIKYEKGTQSLQLEVVEKIARLYGVSVSELVGGEKPSLNEQLNSRMELIDKLEDEEKINNANN from the coding sequence ATGTTTGAAGATAAAATAAAGTGGCTTAGAGAGGGTAGAAAAATGCGACAAGAAGATGTTGCAAAAGCTATCGGCATTACAAAATCAACATACATAAAGTATGAAAAAGGCACCCAATCCCTGCAATTAGAAGTGGTGGAAAAAATAGCAAGGCTATATGGGGTCTCAGTCTCAGAGCTAGTAGGAGGAGAAAAACCATCCTTAAACGAGCAGTTAAACTCAAGAATGGAGTTAATAGATAAACTGGAGGATGAGGAAAAAATCAATAATGCTAATAATTGA